A segment of the Rhipicephalus microplus isolate Deutch F79 unplaced genomic scaffold, USDA_Rmic scaffold_426, whole genome shotgun sequence genome:
gtacatttgttacaaatgaaagttcgttatttcttaatacttatcagcaatcccgctgtcttgtaaagaacgtgttgatgcttttaaagcgtgcgactgtaaaactcgagtaggccacggacccagaagtttcttcatgttaaacggtctgcggtctaatgccaactgttcggacttaagacggcgtctcgtgatgtggacagtctacgagaaggtgacatacgtcttcatctatcaatccgcattcgcattcgggactttcagctctgccgtgtctgtgcaaagaaaaaaaaaaaaacaaatgtttttgtgtatgccgtgcctagcctcaatcggtcaattagagtttccgatattctatctaatgccagcgtaatttttaattcaataaatggatcgatgtggtataaatcgcacctctttgtactttggtcaaaccaagcagttttgctcattctgaaagttgtattctttataatactacgcaattcacttttttcgaaatattggttgccacgatgtgtagacctactttgtgtgctctggacggctctggaaggccaactgcaaatcttctttgcacagctgatgccgtccggatagtcgttgatagattacttaacaggttgtcagcctccgaaggtattatgtaagcgaaagtacgcatgcgtaaaacatgcagcgaacgaacactcttccaacgctgtaaagaagaaagaatgcataaagggtggtgcattttacgctccaatctcgtcctatgtaaggcgctttagagttagggctgttttgcctgtaattgcgtgacccttgcagggttcctcacagtgcaaccgtgcacttgaaacgggcaggtgttgaaccaccccgcaaggagatggggaaacttcgctgcgaccggaccgcttgacagtccgtgtttacgggaggagaggcgcgcccgagaggaggtgcgctctcactctctgccgtccccgtgaatgctgaaatgagcgcggtcgcgttgcgtggcttcggtgaaactgccgtatcgcgatatgtagtggagctgccacagtaaaatttgagacacgcgtagccagccaaaggtgctgttactttgccgaatttcacgtgccggcgtccacaacaacgcgagcacgctttgtttagaaatttccggccatgaggccgtgcccggaccgcgtgtgttagtcccttggtttggcgacaaggatggcgtcaaagtgacgccgtgaaacgggtttcgtgcgtgcaaatgaggcattgatgtgattagagagaaagcgagaacatagaaaagaaaaaaaaaaaagaggggggggggcacacgccggggacgagtagtcgcaaagtgttaagtgtgcagtttatttacgtgcggcacacaggtgagctgttgcagctgtgagttttgacaaatattgcgtgtgtcatgttcagtggacacgatgaaacgttttttagcgaacgcgttgtatccgctgggcttgtacgtacgcgtacatgaattgtcgcttactcggtttgatgtctccttgccgctggggcagctgatacgactgatacgccattttgcagcagtgaagggtgcgtgaatgaatgggcaagaaacttagcaacagtaacgagaaaagaattaaaaacaaacaaacaaacgaaagcatgtttgccgtgtatattcaatcttgtagtgcagaaaaatagtcagtgcagcaacctgcgcggccaacgcgctcctcgcgaagaaaagagggagagagagacgagctggccgccgaccaaccggcgtgcgccgttcgccttcctcctcagtctcgcgggccggcgccgacaccgcgactcgatcgtgtcgagcattcgctttccgggcgcgtttcgaagcagaagcagaaacttcggaagccgtcatgtctggccgtggcaaaggtggcaaagggctggggaagggtggcgccaagcgtcatcgaaaggtgttgcgtgacaacatccagggcataaccaagccggccatccgtcgtctggcgcgccgtggcggtgtcaagcgcatctctggcctcatctacgaggaaactcgcggcgttctcaaggtgttcctcgagaacgtgatccgcgatgccgtcacttacaccgagcacgccaaaaggaagaccgtgacagccatggacgtcgtgtacgccctcaagcgtcagggccgcaccctgtacggattcggaggctaagaagccagcggcgtcgcctgcagccagccaacgagaacacaacagccctcttcagggctacccacttgatgcttcggcagtgtgatcccagcggttcgccatacccgtccgtccctctttgcaatatcattgcgtcatcgctcaggtgagcagcacctcgtgtagtagtagcttgatcgcgctgggtacttgtcacgttcaccgcatttcgttcgcgtcgtcgtctttctcctgggtctgcatgcacgaatcaatcgccgcatctgcgagttcttcctctccttcctgcaagccaagctgctaaaacgggcccgtcaagcgaacgtcgcctagttaccttatcgcgcgaaggaagaagccgagcgcagcgttctaccctggtcactgcattcttggagacacgactatgctcaggaagcacgaactcgcttttttctttggaatgcccactacacgatcgcgtcacgttgtgtcaaaataaataaaaacgcactatgttctaccgtggggcacccagacgaagaagggatgtgtacttacaaatgaaaaaattgattgtgacaggttggtcgtgtttaccgcgcccgctgtgcactcagaagtgccccattcaataacacattgtgtacattgtcacgcctaataatttttgtttgtttttttttttcacacctggcgctgccgagctgcaaaatacaaaaaaaaaaagaaagaaaagtggaaggggatgtttaaacagaatttctgcgcaagtcagaagcaagtacacaataagcgctgcccatgcagcgtgctgagggaagctgcacttgatagaagtggcactcatgtactgtactggtgctgcgaacactgcagttgtgaaagctttacttggacggacagctacgcaacaagtgtttccatttcgccggcagaggtggtcactctagggaggctggcttcgccgcccacgcgagagggggggggggggggactagcccatgatgtaaacgcgagaggttcgagcgcgggaaattcgaaagcaaggcgcgctcgcgtgagcctgccgtcagatggcgacaccaacccacgagcattgcattttcaagtgcacccttggtttcccacccacctccgcacaggacgaggcgtgtcgaatgtgtaaccaaggcgcacgacagtggttctgctcaggcaagcctacctataacaaaaattgttctccatgtgtgtaccttcattttctcgtgaaaatgtgaaagaggagtgaatggggctttttgaggcgcgtgttgatcttcgtttctattatgattattatttttcaccctttcattgagtccatttcctgctttttgtgccacatatttagcacttagaggttgggggggggggggggattgctgatgtgtaagatggaaaagaagaggaaagtgagccccgaaactgtctgcatcaggatgcgacacctcagcggtagctcacaagggatggggggtgaggggggattaaaagggtgggaataaaagtgtagagaaagagacatgagggaagccagagtgagacgacatatcgagggaataggagtaaaaatgaaacaaaacattcgaacgcaaacaccccgtacatccaaccgccattgagcgcacctagtagtttggcaagtatgtatgagtgattcttaagagggaaaggaagataaaattgagtcccgttactgtctgcgattgagcaagtaggcgcgctcagtggcagttggatgtacggggtgtttgtgttagaatgttttgttgcgttttactccttgtcgttgcgcggacgtgtatgcatataccaacactgccggtggtctctcgtcgtcttcgcccatctacgtaatggtcgcaaataagcgacaacgcaaggagcaagtttttttggcgtggcagtgcgcatttgccctcggtgatgcgaggcgctctagtgcgatgcgcgctgttggcgtgaatggtggcgtctcgcactccgtcgcgccgcttcgggaagcgacgagctacagcgtcgattgatgtgttgcctggaaggcgaaagaaatgcgcagcaggctgtattgtacagcggtagtggtttcgtttcggtgtacctctttgcagccgcgaactgcacggttgcccgaaaatgagcgccagccagcatcctggcgtacgcttccgcgctcgcacgcggacgggttctcacgcttcggccaatgggagggagagagatgggtcgtgcggcgaagccgcttttgccgatctccggcaggagcgcaccGCCACATGCACGGCCCGAACTCTTTGCGCCCTTTCGCTTCTTCCCCACACCAGCTATTGTGGAAGCGATCGGCGAGCTGTGCACAGCCGACTTCAGCATCCGGGAGCTTCGCGATGTCCTCGACTCTCGGGGGCGCCGCTCGGCGCCGGGGGCTGATGGCGTCACTTATCAAATGCTCCGAAACTTGGATGCCACCCAGTCCCGGAAGCTGCTTGACTCCTACAACGGCATCTGGCGCACGGGGGCGCTACCAGCCTCGTGGGGAGAGTCCATAGTACTTCCCATCCACAAGAAAGGGAAGCCGGAGTCCGAACCTTCAGCCTACCGCCCGGTCTCGCTCACTTCGGCCGTGGGGAAAACATTCGAAGCCATGGCGCTCCGGCGCCTTCAATGGATCGCTTCCGCGCTTTGATTTTCTCGCGGCCGAACAGTCCGGTTTCCGAGCTCATCGAGCGACTGCGGACTCGATCTCGGACGTTGTGAGCCTTCTTGAGGAGGCCAAGCACCGTGGGGAGGCGGGATACCTCGTGCTCTTCGACGTAAAGAGTGCGTTTGACTCGCTCCCACACAACACCATTCTCAACGCCCTTCGTGAGATGCGTGTGTGCGCGAACATGCTCCGATACGTCGAGGCTTTCCTCAGTGGCCGATCCTTTCGTGTGCGCGTCGCCGGCGAACTCAGCAGTCCTCGGTTGGTGTCAGCGGGTGTTCCACAGGGCAGTGTGCtgagcccttttcttttcaatgcAGCTCTCGCACGCCTCACCGACCACATCCCGCGAGTCACTGATTACGAGGTGCGCGTTGCggtttatgcggacgacatcgcacTCTTCACCTGTGGCCCCACCCCTCGTGGTCGACAAGTGCGCCGGGGACTACAAGCTGCCATGGACGCAGTTGACGGTTTCGTCACAGGCATCGGGCTCCAGCTCTCAGCCGCCAAGACGCAGGCCTTGCGCATCCACCCGGAGCACACGAAGTGCTTCGGCGGTGCGCAGCTCGTCCTTCGCGGCCACCGACTCCCGTGGAGGCGCAAGGTGCGCTATCTTGGTCTCACGATCGACCAGCGGCTGAACTGGAGCCCCGCACTGGCGTCCATCCGCAGCGACACACGGAGGATTGGCGGCATGGCCTCCCGCATGCTTGCCAATGGTGGAGGCTGCTCCCCGGACATCGCGCTGCGCTTCTTCAATGCGGTAGCGTCGGCCAGGGTTCTGTATGCCGTCCCGCTTGTCGCACTACGACCTGTGCAATGGGCCGCGCTGGACGCCCTCCACCGAGGCGTAGTACGCCGCCTGTATGGACTGCCGCGCTCGTCGCCGATCGGCCCCACCCTGGCAGAGGCTGGCGAGACGTCCCTCTCACTTCGGGCGAGAGGCAGTGCGTTGCGCCACATACACCGCATGTACCTCACGTCCGAGGGACGACGCCTGGCTGGACGCCTCCTTGATCGTCCCCTTTCGGGCATGGGTCAGCGCGCCTTGGAGTACGCTGCGCTCGTGCCCGACCCGCCTTACTGCGGCTTGATCCCGATCCCGCCGCACCAAGATCCTGGGCTCGAGATCAACACCACCATTCCGGGCATCAGATCCAAAAAACACACTCCTTGGTCTGCCCTCCAGCAGGAGGCTGTCGCCACGATAGAGGAGCGGCTCGCCGGCCGAGTTCTGCTGTATACCGACGGCTCAGTCACAGCGGACGGCTCGGCGGCAGCTGCTTGTTTCG
Coding sequences within it:
- the LOC119168736 gene encoding uncharacterized protein LOC119168736 — protein: MVSLEGRSAPPHARPELFAPFRFFPTPAIVEAIGELCTADFSIRELRDVLDSRGRRSAPGADGVTYQMLRNLDATQSRKLLDSYNGIWRTGALPASWGESIVLPIHKKGKPESEPSAYRPVSLTSASGFRAHRATADSISDVVSLLEEAKHRGEAGYLVLFDVKSAFDSLPHNTILNALREMRVCANMLRYVEAFLSGRSFRVRVAGELSSPRLVSAGVPQGSVLSPFLFNAALARLTDHIPRVTDYEVRVAVYADDIALFTCGPTPRGRQVRRGLQAAMDAVDGFVTGIGLQLSAAKTQALRIHPEHTKCFGGAQLVLRGHRLPWRRKVRYLGLTIDQRLNWSPALASIRSDTRRIGGMASRMLANGGGCSPDIALRFFNAVASARVLYAVPLVALRPVQWAALDALHRGVVRRLYGLPRSSPIGPTLAEAGETSLSLRARGSALRHIHRMYLTSEGRRLAGRLLDRPLSGMGQRALEYAALVPDPPYCGLIPIPPHQDPGLEINTTIPGIRSKKHTPWSALQQEAVATIEERLAGRVLLYTDGSVTADGSAAAACFAPSLGIRVKCRLPLSASSTAAELAALDLAADQLVDFLPQSAAVVCDSRAALLTLARGERGAPVAQRLARKFAVIVRNGCDVAFQWVPSHVGLLGNETADALAKEAHHPSTPISTFICASDVAHLRIARHVRALHPDSRVATGYPPRPLPTTGISRRARAFLLRLRTDCSRTAARQFRFTSSGSPSCAECPAEETTEHILLHCPGYTEQRRRLFDAYGRLGLPHVSLDHLRFPQAPRSSLMRAFEALLEFFGDAALIARL